In the genome of uncultured Treponema sp., one region contains:
- a CDS encoding DUF2804 domain-containing protein encodes MYTRDLQEIPPSFVQNGRPVFGTFRGHPKRFDIRGVYRPYGVIPLPTFITNLRIKSRLIFSFNIGEYIGRISFIDAKIAGFSEVVFWNKNTSQRFAYHSLMGPRKRLIPHSLEAASTSNYSKRRYTRISWNREQNRLSVIFDLKGDSVRPSARGAFSAVFNDVQFAELTSVRPNPTLRRSYASYSSVLPLHGSLTLSYNSGETKTMSESDGVCSFDMTRTYMKFRSHGKSVLGFGEINGKKIAFKLASESHESVDTDKYNCNVLFYDGKATPLPPVVISHYSGMDKKWVIQDTENMVDLTFTPVSICVNNVNALIVRSVYHTIYGNFEGTLITASGEKVSFKSLAGISENYLIRL; translated from the coding sequence ATGTACACACGAGATTTGCAGGAAATTCCTCCGTCATTTGTTCAGAATGGGCGGCCGGTGTTCGGCACGTTCCGGGGGCATCCTAAGCGTTTTGACATCCGCGGAGTTTATAGGCCTTATGGAGTAATTCCGCTTCCGACTTTTATAACAAACCTTCGCATAAAGAGCCGCCTTATATTTTCGTTTAATATCGGGGAATACATCGGGCGAATCAGTTTTATAGATGCAAAAATTGCCGGATTTTCTGAAGTTGTGTTCTGGAACAAAAATACTTCGCAGCGTTTTGCCTACCATTCGCTCATGGGACCAAGAAAAAGACTTATTCCGCACAGCCTTGAAGCGGCTTCAACTTCAAACTACAGCAAGCGGCGCTACACAAGAATCAGCTGGAACAGAGAGCAGAACAGGCTTTCGGTTATATTCGACTTGAAGGGAGATTCTGTGCGTCCTTCCGCGCGTGGAGCTTTTTCCGCAGTGTTCAACGATGTTCAGTTTGCAGAACTTACTTCTGTTCGTCCAAATCCTACTTTGAGGCGAAGCTATGCAAGCTACAGTTCTGTTCTTCCTTTGCACGGCTCTCTTACACTTTCTTACAATAGCGGCGAAACTAAAACCATGTCGGAATCTGACGGAGTTTGCTCGTTCGACATGACGCGCACTTACATGAAATTCCGTTCGCATGGAAAATCTGTGCTTGGATTCGGGGAAATTAATGGAAAGAAAATTGCGTTCAAGCTTGCTTCCGAGTCGCATGAAAGCGTGGACACGGACAAATACAACTGCAATGTTCTTTTTTACGATGGAAAAGCCACACCGCTTCCGCCTGTTGTAATTTCGCATTATTCAGGCATGGACAAAAAGTGGGTCATTCAAGACACGGAAAACATGGTTGACCTTACTTTTACGCCTGTTTCAATCTGCGTTAACAATGTGAATGCGTTGATTGTGCGCAGCGTGTACCATACAATATACGGCAACTTTGAAGGAACTCTAATTACTGCCAGCGGTGAAAAAGTTTCATTCAAATCTCTTGCAGGAATTTCCGAAAATTACTTGATACGTCTTTAA
- the dgcA gene encoding diguanylate cyclase DgcA, protein MAKKKAVSAKTQTPAAKEKQVIAEFEKHIYDLQQMLEISKSFCSTIEFSPLIESILYVAMAQMRVTGAGLFISEEFGSEYFKLSENYSGIAIDPTIEYKISIDSPLIEFLSSSSAVFDLRELSEKFPESQEIKVIESLNPSLIVPLMLKNHLNGILVMGERIFVENLSADYTTYERNEIQTIASLASVAVHNASLIDQSTTDMMTKLRLKFYFYNILEDKLDSAFSNEQTLSVIMFDIDFFKKFNDTYGHACGDYVLKKVAEIISDSIREGDLASRYGGEEFTVLLCNAGKDEAMLVAERIRKRIEQTTVFYEGHNMQITISGGISVFNVETNPVRSAKVLVDQADKALYVSKRTGRNRVTVFDPSSQNENSAKETESILEKTNS, encoded by the coding sequence ATGGCTAAAAAGAAAGCGGTTTCTGCAAAGACTCAAACTCCAGCGGCAAAAGAAAAACAAGTCATTGCCGAGTTTGAAAAGCATATTTACGATTTACAGCAGATGCTTGAAATTTCAAAGTCATTTTGTTCAACAATCGAATTTTCTCCGCTCATTGAATCGATTCTTTATGTGGCGATGGCTCAGATGCGCGTTACAGGAGCTGGGCTTTTTATTTCAGAAGAATTCGGCAGCGAATATTTTAAGCTTTCAGAAAATTATTCGGGAATCGCAATAGACCCGACAATCGAATACAAAATCAGCATAGATTCTCCGCTAATTGAATTTTTGTCCAGCTCTTCAGCCGTTTTTGACTTGCGCGAGCTTTCTGAAAAATTCCCGGAATCTCAAGAAATAAAAGTTATAGAGTCGCTGAATCCGTCGCTGATAGTTCCGCTTATGCTGAAAAATCACTTGAACGGAATTCTTGTTATGGGCGAGCGGATTTTCGTGGAAAATCTTTCCGCCGACTACACAACTTATGAGCGAAACGAAATTCAAACAATTGCTTCTCTTGCTTCGGTTGCGGTTCATAATGCGTCTTTGATTGACCAGTCCACAACTGACATGATGACAAAGCTTCGACTTAAATTTTACTTTTATAATATTCTTGAAGACAAGCTTGATTCAGCCTTTTCGAACGAGCAGACACTAAGCGTTATAATGTTCGACATCGATTTCTTTAAGAAGTTCAACGACACTTACGGACACGCCTGCGGAGATTATGTTCTAAAAAAAGTTGCGGAAATTATAAGCGACAGCATCAGGGAAGGAGACCTTGCTTCAAGATACGGCGGAGAAGAATTTACAGTTCTTTTGTGCAATGCCGGAAAAGATGAGGCGATGCTTGTTGCAGAACGCATAAGAAAACGGATTGAGCAGACAACAGTTTTCTATGAAGGCCACAATATGCAGATTACAATTTCCGGCGGAATTTCTGTTTTCAATGTGGAAACAAATCCTGTGCGCTCTGCAAAAGTTTTAGTGGACCAGGCAGACAAAGCTCTTTACGTTTCTAAAAGAACTGGAAGAAACAGAGTTACAGTTTTTGATCCTTCTTCTCAAAATGAAAATTCCGCAAAAGAAACAGAATCCATTTTAGAAAAAACAAATTCATGA
- a CDS encoding IS110 family transposase: MYIVGIDIAKKSHQAAIMKPDGTLVGRSFRFTNTKQGFEFLMDKLAAVDSNLENFEFGMEATGHYWLNLYTWLADKNATVHVINPLQSDALRNLYIRKTKTDSVDAKIIAQVIRIGQYSETKLADDRMLMMRDLCRQRFFLVDMVANLKRKIIVMMDRIFPEYQGFFSDTFGKSSTAILKHCTTPEEITLFGEDNLAQLLQVASNGKFGLKKAQELISLARNSFAARLSSKTLSLLVKQMMEQMELLQNQIEILEKHISSHFKSFGTKITQIPGIGPVLGASILSEIGDISRFANPKKLCAYAGIDPSVKQSGQFLGNENHMSKRGSGYLRRCLWMASFVSVNHCREITIVYKSQVSKGKTHFQSMGFVCHKLLNIIYTVLKNDIDYSPMLCINPAITARSSRRIARAALKAR, encoded by the coding sequence ATGTACATAGTTGGAATCGACATCGCAAAAAAATCACATCAGGCGGCAATAATGAAGCCGGACGGAACTCTTGTGGGTAGGTCATTCAGGTTCACAAACACAAAGCAAGGGTTTGAGTTTCTTATGGACAAGCTTGCGGCGGTAGATTCCAATCTTGAAAATTTTGAATTCGGAATGGAAGCCACGGGGCACTACTGGCTTAACTTGTACACTTGGCTTGCAGACAAGAACGCAACAGTTCATGTAATAAATCCGCTCCAGTCAGACGCGCTCCGAAATCTTTACATCAGAAAAACAAAAACAGATTCCGTGGACGCAAAAATAATCGCGCAGGTAATCAGAATCGGGCAATATTCAGAAACCAAGCTTGCTGATGACCGTATGCTTATGATGCGCGACTTGTGCCGCCAGCGGTTTTTCCTTGTGGACATGGTTGCAAATTTAAAGCGCAAAATAATCGTGATGATGGATAGAATTTTCCCGGAATACCAAGGATTTTTTTCAGACACGTTCGGAAAATCTTCTACTGCAATCCTCAAGCACTGCACAACCCCGGAAGAAATCACGTTGTTCGGAGAAGACAATCTTGCGCAGCTTCTTCAGGTGGCTTCCAACGGAAAGTTCGGACTAAAAAAAGCCCAGGAACTTATAAGCCTTGCCCGCAATTCTTTTGCCGCCCGGCTTTCTTCAAAGACACTTTCGCTTCTTGTAAAGCAGATGATGGAGCAGATGGAACTTCTTCAAAATCAGATTGAAATCCTTGAAAAGCACATATCGTCGCATTTTAAGTCGTTCGGAACAAAAATTACGCAGATTCCCGGAATTGGACCAGTTCTTGGAGCTTCTATTCTAAGCGAAATTGGCGACATAAGCCGTTTTGCAAATCCAAAGAAACTGTGCGCTTATGCTGGAATAGACCCTTCGGTAAAGCAGTCAGGCCAGTTTTTAGGGAACGAAAACCACATGTCCAAGCGCGGTTCCGGCTATCTTCGCCGATGCCTTTGGATGGCTTCATTTGTTTCCGTGAACCATTGCCGTGAAATAACGATTGTTTACAAGTCGCAGGTTTCCAAGGGAAAAACGCATTTTCAGTCAATGGGCTTTGTCTGCCACAAGTTGCTTAACATAATCTACACAGTCTTAAAAAACGACATAGACTACAGCCCGATGCTCTGCATAAATCCTGCCATAACAGCAAGAAGTTCCCGTCGCATAGCAAGAGCCGCCCTAAAAGCCCGGTAA
- a CDS encoding methyltransferase domain-containing protein, producing the protein MKFIQNLVEYYDELFKVSEAQKNLYTELCENFNSPVRFLRVFCGSGLFENSLSKQGHDVTGIENCDELLHTANLRRRNQLMSIRFFQMEVEDMTKFLGKNFYNVVSILNSRLLFLGGREKIRQFFFDCKKLMSPDGFLVIQCINFENKKDETFFQLKCRESMRAKLFSEIMTAQDNSKIFSMNLETGNGKLLPIVKDIPIYPLLPSEIEDFAEDAGFKSAEFFADFDKSEFTGNEEEFIVILKTE; encoded by the coding sequence ATGAAGTTTATTCAGAATCTTGTTGAATATTACGATGAGCTTTTTAAAGTTTCAGAAGCTCAAAAAAATTTATATACGGAATTGTGCGAAAATTTTAATTCGCCTGTCAGATTCTTGAGAGTTTTTTGCGGCTCCGGACTTTTTGAAAATTCGCTTTCCAAGCAAGGACACGATGTAACAGGAATCGAAAACTGCGATGAACTTTTGCACACAGCAAATTTACGCCGAAGAAATCAGCTGATGTCAATCCGTTTTTTTCAGATGGAAGTTGAGGACATGACGAAATTCTTGGGCAAGAATTTTTACAACGTTGTTTCCATTTTAAACAGCCGCTTGCTTTTTTTAGGCGGACGGGAAAAAATCCGGCAGTTTTTCTTTGACTGCAAAAAACTCATGTCGCCAGACGGATTTCTTGTAATTCAGTGCATCAATTTTGAAAACAAAAAAGATGAAACATTTTTTCAGCTTAAATGCCGTGAAAGCATGAGAGCCAAACTTTTTTCTGAAATAATGACTGCGCAAGATAATTCCAAGATTTTTTCCATGAATCTTGAAACTGGTAACGGCAAGCTTCTTCCAATCGTAAAAGACATTCCAATTTATCCTTTGCTTCCTTCCGAAATAGAAGATTTTGCAGAAGACGCTGGTTTTAAAAGCGCGGAATTTTTTGCCGACTTTGACAAATCCGAATTCACAGGAAACGAAGAAGAATTTATCGTGATTTTAAAAACAGAATGA
- the thyX gene encoding FAD-dependent thymidylate synthase, producing MAHCIVPAAEEILDKEFQVLDKGFVRMVDYYGSDSRIVQAARVSYGEGTKTVSQDGALIDYLLRHQHTSPFEQVVFTFHLKMPIFVARQWVRHRMGRMNEVSGRYSIMKDEFYVPENSCISKQSTNNKQGRGEVFEEQQAKEFQAEFIEGQQKAYEVYKGMVEKGIAREIARINLPLALYTEFYWQMDLHNLFHFLKLRLDSHAQYEIRLYAEKILEIIKTVCPMAVNSFENTMEKAVSFNGEEMEALRKILDGEENPIQDEKKLKRFNEKIKTGVQL from the coding sequence ATGGCACATTGCATTGTTCCTGCCGCAGAAGAAATTTTGGACAAGGAATTTCAGGTTTTAGATAAAGGCTTTGTCCGCATGGTTGACTATTATGGCAGCGACTCAAGAATCGTACAGGCGGCCCGCGTTTCCTATGGCGAAGGAACAAAAACTGTAAGCCAGGACGGAGCGTTGATAGATTATCTTTTGCGCCATCAGCACACTTCTCCTTTTGAGCAGGTTGTTTTTACATTCCACTTGAAAATGCCGATTTTTGTAGCGCGCCAGTGGGTTCGGCATAGAATGGGCAGAATGAATGAAGTTTCCGGCAGATACAGCATTATGAAAGATGAATTTTATGTTCCGGAAAATTCGTGCATTTCAAAGCAGTCAACTAATAACAAGCAGGGCCGCGGAGAAGTTTTTGAAGAGCAGCAGGCAAAAGAATTTCAGGCTGAATTTATTGAAGGCCAGCAAAAAGCCTACGAAGTTTACAAAGGCATGGTTGAAAAAGGAATTGCAAGGGAAATTGCCCGCATAAATCTTCCGCTTGCGTTGTACACGGAATTTTACTGGCAGATGGATTTGCACAATTTGTTCCACTTTTTAAAGCTCAGGCTCGACAGCCACGCCCAATATGAAATCCGCTTGTACGCAGAAAAAATTCTTGAGATTATAAAAACCGTTTGTCCGATGGCAGTAAATTCATTTGAAAACACAATGGAAAAAGCTGTTTCGTTTAACGGCGAAGAAATGGAAGCCTTGCGCAAAATTTTGGACGGCGAGGAAAATCCAATTCAGGACGAAAAGAAACTGAAAAGGTTCAACGAAAAAATCAAAACAGGCGTTCAGCTTTAA
- a CDS encoding DUF308 domain-containing protein: MNPRIFLGILSAVVGLLAVINPKSSIEAIVILIGIGAIVNGINSILKVKRFSLSPYFERTVIIKSVAGILVGILAVILPFAFFSMIQKIVRIFLYIQAAFLLLSAIAQFILVCGTENSAPFITEAICSIFIAVLLFMLPADFGVKLVRAAGVLILISGIIFAFREWKHSPTEVEAEIIE, encoded by the coding sequence ATGAATCCAAGAATTTTTTTAGGAATTTTAAGCGCGGTTGTCGGACTTTTGGCTGTTATAAATCCCAAGTCAAGCATTGAGGCAATTGTAATTCTTATCGGAATCGGCGCAATCGTAAACGGAATCAATTCCATTTTAAAAGTGAAAAGATTTTCGCTTTCGCCTTATTTTGAGCGCACTGTAATTATAAAAAGCGTCGCAGGAATTTTAGTCGGAATTCTCGCGGTAATTCTTCCGTTTGCATTTTTCAGCATGATTCAAAAAATTGTGCGGATTTTTCTTTATATTCAGGCTGCGTTTTTGCTTTTGTCGGCGATTGCACAATTCATTTTGGTTTGCGGCACTGAAAATTCCGCTCCGTTCATAACAGAAGCCATTTGCTCAATTTTTATTGCGGTTTTGCTTTTTATGCTTCCTGCCGACTTTGGCGTAAAACTTGTAAGAGCAGCCGGAGTTCTGATTTTAATTTCCGGAATAATTTTTGCGTTCAGGGAATGGAAGCATTCTCCAACTGAAGTCGAAGCAGAAATAATAGAATAG
- a CDS encoding phenylalanine--tRNA ligase subunit alpha produces the protein MADLKTLIKNLHPLETKVLLHYSLKDELTSTRLQTELGYKEGHANQAFSWLAGKKLLAETSRTPHTYFELTDFGRKIFKDGFAEERIVSYLKENGPKRLPEIATALGIENKDVGSAFGSLSKDNVLAMNAEKKAEYTGAPIPERFAVAKSLIKKASEAENCQLDAANLTKSEIEIMGGLTKKRGISETPFKTIERETVIYKLTEAFKGVADALRNSGITGNEIGEITPSMLASGEWKKGTFRGYNISIPPARIIPGRTNPYVQFLESVKDKLCSLGFQEFDGPLVETEFWNGDALFMPQFHAARDIHDVYRLKYPTHAKSIEEPYLSNVAAVHRNGGNTGSRGWNYNFDNEFTRRLIMRSQGTVLSAHQLHKAEVPGKYFGIARCFRYDKVDATHLSDFYQTEGIVLGEEVNLKTLLGFLEMFAVEIAGATDVKYVPGYFPFTEPSIEVHIKHPKLGWFELGGSGIFRPEVTKAMGVDVPVLAWGIGIDRMALMALGLNDLRELFCEDIEKVRLRKAKF, from the coding sequence TTGGCAGACTTAAAAACTTTAATTAAAAATCTTCATCCGCTTGAAACAAAAGTTCTTCTTCACTACAGCTTAAAAGACGAGCTTACTTCAACAAGGCTTCAGACTGAATTGGGATACAAGGAAGGCCACGCAAATCAGGCGTTCAGCTGGCTTGCCGGAAAAAAACTTTTGGCAGAAACTTCCCGAACTCCGCACACATATTTTGAGCTTACAGATTTTGGCCGCAAGATTTTTAAAGACGGTTTTGCAGAAGAAAGAATCGTTTCTTATTTGAAGGAAAACGGTCCAAAGCGTCTGCCGGAAATTGCAACTGCCCTTGGAATTGAAAACAAAGATGTTGGCTCGGCATTCGGTTCACTTAGCAAGGACAATGTTCTTGCCATGAATGCAGAAAAAAAAGCTGAATACACAGGCGCGCCGATTCCAGAAAGATTCGCAGTTGCAAAATCACTTATAAAAAAAGCTTCCGAAGCGGAAAACTGCCAGCTTGATGCCGCAAATCTTACAAAGTCCGAAATTGAAATAATGGGCGGACTTACAAAAAAACGCGGAATTTCAGAAACACCATTTAAAACAATTGAACGCGAAACTGTAATTTATAAACTTACAGAAGCATTTAAAGGCGTGGCTGATGCTCTTAGAAATTCAGGAATCACAGGAAATGAAATTGGAGAAATAACTCCGTCAATGCTTGCTTCAGGTGAATGGAAAAAAGGAACTTTCCGCGGATACAATATTTCAATTCCGCCGGCACGAATAATTCCGGGGCGCACAAATCCTTATGTTCAGTTTTTGGAGTCAGTAAAGGACAAACTTTGCTCGCTCGGATTTCAGGAATTTGACGGTCCGCTTGTAGAAACTGAATTCTGGAACGGAGACGCTTTGTTTATGCCTCAGTTCCATGCGGCGCGCGATATTCACGATGTTTACAGATTGAAATATCCGACGCACGCAAAATCAATTGAAGAGCCGTATCTTTCAAATGTTGCGGCAGTCCACAGAAACGGTGGAAACACAGGAAGCCGCGGCTGGAACTACAACTTCGACAACGAATTTACACGCCGCCTGATTATGAGAAGCCAGGGAACAGTTCTTTCTGCGCATCAGCTTCACAAGGCAGAAGTTCCTGGAAAGTATTTTGGAATTGCAAGATGTTTCCGCTATGATAAAGTTGACGCAACTCATTTGAGCGACTTTTACCAGACAGAAGGAATTGTTCTTGGAGAAGAAGTAAATTTAAAGACACTTCTTGGATTCCTTGAAATGTTCGCGGTGGAAATTGCAGGCGCAACAGATGTAAAATATGTGCCGGGCTATTTCCCGTTCACAGAGCCTTCAATTGAAGTTCACATAAAGCATCCGAAACTTGGCTGGTTTGAGCTTGGCGGTTCGGGAATTTTCAGACCGGAAGTTACAAAGGCAATGGGCGTTGATGTTCCTGTTCTTGCTTGGGGAATCGGAATTGACCGAATGGCTTTGATGGCTTTGGGACTTAACGATTTGCGCGAGCTTTTCTGCGAAGACATAGAAAAAGTAAGACTTAGAAAAGCAAAGTTCTAG
- a CDS encoding rhomboid family intramembrane serine protease, which translates to MNIIRKPFRYTFFNATSIIIALNLIVFFLTMIFPRLQVYLGMSYFGILLHYYWQPLTYLFVHSGWSHILFNMLALFFFGISVERAVGSKEFLLFYFLCGILDGIISTVLYRLLGITVLLVGASGAVYALLFAYAVIFPRNVIYIWGIIPVAAPLLVFVYALIEIISQISGGSGIAHLAHLAGFAVAWIYFIARMGIHPLKVWKDAWR; encoded by the coding sequence ATGAACATAATCCGCAAACCTTTCCGCTACACTTTTTTTAACGCAACCTCTATAATAATTGCTTTAAATCTGATTGTTTTTTTCTTGACAATGATTTTTCCGCGGCTTCAAGTTTATCTTGGAATGTCGTATTTTGGAATTTTGCTTCATTATTATTGGCAGCCGCTTACTTATCTTTTTGTGCATTCAGGCTGGAGCCACATTCTTTTTAATATGCTGGCTTTGTTTTTCTTTGGAATTTCCGTTGAACGTGCGGTTGGCTCTAAGGAATTTCTGCTTTTTTATTTTTTGTGCGGAATTCTTGACGGAATTATTTCTACGGTTTTGTACCGTCTTCTTGGAATCACTGTTCTTCTTGTGGGCGCGAGCGGAGCTGTTTACGCGCTGCTTTTTGCCTATGCCGTTATTTTTCCGCGGAATGTGATTTATATTTGGGGAATAATTCCAGTGGCTGCACCGCTACTTGTTTTTGTTTATGCGCTGATTGAAATTATAAGCCAAATTTCAGGCGGTTCAGGAATTGCACATCTTGCGCATTTGGCAGGATTCGCTGTCGCTTGGATTTACTTTATTGCAAGAATGGGAATTCATCCTTTAAAAGTATGGAAAGACGCATGGAGATAA
- the radA gene encoding DNA repair protein RadA encodes MAKKSVVYKCSKCGYTQPAWLGRCPECGEWNSLEECILDSNAPKSSLKSDGTVLKAKPVPMQKVSQQNNSRISTGNEEFDRVLGGGATKRSAILVGGEPGIGKSTLLLQAAASLLPKGKILYVSGEESAGQIKSRANRLNLEAGSLEILCTMRLEDILDALDSLNPLVVIVDSIQTVYSVEAGLVPGTITQLKYCSNELIGWVKERDSVLFMTAHVTKDGNIAGPKSLEHMVDTVLSFERTNDEVRFLRAQKNRFGSVDELGLFEMDEKGLKCVADPSSLFITRRKKETPAGIACASVFEGSRVFIVEIQALTVPAKAAVNRVYSEKIDSARVSRVAAVLEKRIGIKFSDQDIYINVAGGIRLSESAIDGALAAALYSARTDISLPEKTAIVGEISLAGEIRPVTKQKQRIKAARDLGFQKFIVPESEAGATQVETIKDLIKCLFAESK; translated from the coding sequence ATGGCGAAAAAATCTGTTGTTTACAAATGCTCAAAGTGCGGCTACACGCAACCTGCCTGGCTTGGAAGATGTCCTGAATGCGGCGAATGGAATTCCCTTGAAGAATGTATTTTGGATTCAAATGCTCCAAAGTCGTCTTTAAAATCTGACGGAACAGTTTTAAAAGCAAAGCCAGTTCCAATGCAAAAAGTTTCGCAGCAAAATAATTCACGGATTTCAACTGGCAACGAGGAATTTGACCGAGTGCTTGGCGGCGGAGCTACAAAACGCAGCGCAATTCTTGTCGGCGGCGAACCCGGAATCGGAAAGTCAACACTCCTTTTGCAGGCGGCGGCAAGTCTTCTTCCCAAAGGAAAAATTCTTTACGTCAGCGGAGAAGAATCAGCAGGACAAATAAAAAGCCGCGCAAACCGCTTGAACCTTGAAGCTGGCTCTTTGGAAATTCTATGCACAATGCGCCTTGAAGACATTCTTGATGCGCTTGACTCGCTGAATCCTCTGGTCGTCATTGTGGATTCGATTCAGACTGTTTATTCCGTGGAAGCAGGACTTGTGCCGGGAACTATAACGCAGCTGAAATATTGCAGCAACGAACTGATTGGCTGGGTAAAAGAAAGAGACAGCGTTTTGTTTATGACCGCTCATGTTACAAAGGACGGAAACATTGCCGGGCCAAAAAGCCTTGAGCACATGGTTGACACAGTTTTGTCTTTTGAACGGACGAACGATGAAGTTAGATTTCTGCGTGCGCAAAAAAACAGATTTGGTTCTGTTGATGAGCTTGGACTTTTTGAAATGGATGAAAAAGGCCTCAAGTGCGTTGCAGATCCAAGTTCGCTTTTTATAACCCGAAGAAAAAAAGAAACTCCGGCTGGAATTGCCTGCGCCAGTGTTTTTGAAGGAAGCCGAGTTTTCATTGTTGAAATTCAGGCGTTGACTGTTCCGGCAAAGGCGGCTGTAAACCGTGTTTATTCAGAAAAAATCGATTCTGCGAGAGTGAGCAGAGTTGCCGCGGTTCTTGAAAAAAGGATTGGGATAAAATTCAGCGATCAGGATATTTATATAAATGTTGCCGGCGGAATAAGACTTTCAGAAAGCGCGATTGACGGAGCTTTGGCGGCAGCACTTTATTCAGCAAGAACAGACATTTCGCTCCCGGAAAAAACTGCGATTGTGGGAGAAATAAGCCTTGCCGGTGAAATCCGCCCTGTTACAAAACAAAAGCAAAGAATAAAAGCTGCGCGTGATCTTGGTTTTCAGAAATTTATTGTTCCTGAATCCGAAGCCGGAGCAACTCAAGTAGAAACTATAAAAGACCTTATAAAATGCCTTTTTGCGGAAAGTAAATAG
- the pgsA gene encoding CDP-diacylglycerol--glycerol-3-phosphate 3-phosphatidyltransferase — MRISNKFTLSRIILAPIIFIIYNIPRWFGLENGSPAAIASVCIAIPVLAFAELTDYFDGHFARKLNDVSDFGKMFDPFADVFLHLSMFTCFVFSGYMPVVCYVLILYREFSQNFLRMVAAKQGTAIAARKGGKIKTVFYVASCFVALIQEALIRTELASIWNLDMKLLLHVGQAFFAVCVILAYVSFIDYLKNFGSILKKAM, encoded by the coding sequence ATGAGAATTTCAAATAAATTCACACTTTCCAGAATTATTTTAGCGCCGATAATTTTTATAATATACAACATTCCACGCTGGTTTGGACTTGAAAACGGAAGTCCTGCCGCCATCGCTTCGGTTTGCATTGCGATTCCTGTTCTTGCTTTTGCGGAACTCACGGATTATTTTGACGGACACTTTGCGCGCAAGCTGAACGATGTGAGCGACTTTGGAAAAATGTTCGATCCTTTTGCCGATGTTTTTCTTCATCTTTCAATGTTCACCTGCTTTGTTTTTTCTGGATATATGCCGGTCGTTTGCTATGTTCTGATTCTTTACCGTGAATTCAGCCAGAACTTTTTAAGAATGGTCGCAGCAAAACAAGGAACTGCAATTGCGGCAAGAAAAGGCGGAAAAATTAAAACTGTATTTTATGTGGCTTCGTGCTTTGTGGCTTTGATACAAGAAGCGTTGATTCGCACAGAACTTGCTTCAATTTGGAACTTAGACATGAAACTTTTGCTTCATGTAGGCCAGGCATTTTTTGCCGTGTGCGTAATTTTGGCTTATGTTTCGTTTATAGATTACTTAAAAAATTTTGGAAGCATACTGAAAAAGGCAATGTAA